From Psychroflexus torquis ATCC 700755, the proteins below share one genomic window:
- a CDS encoding c-type cytochrome translates to MKKTMERPLNLKHLFLVFLLLFTLVTFGQDEVEAESNADEASTEEIIPSADPVKGKELFNSLCGACHKRYKNAVGPSLHGVTERRDMDWLYKWIVNSQELIKSGDSQAVQLYEEWNKVAMNAFPQLNNQDIDNILAYVEEPKPEPVVAVAQVAAGAEGQGGSGISTEIVLGLLSVVLLILSVILILVNKTLNRFAVANGIPTKADKPKGKPIWVAFAENQFLVLVSIVFLLLAVAWGGYSFLMQVGVDQGYEPIQPIHYSHRIHAGENQIECKYCHSSARVSKHSGIPSLNVCMNCHKQIAEVAPETATEEYSKEFYDNEIQKLYEATGWDTSTQSYTGETKPVKWVRIHNLPDFVYFNHSQHVTVGGIECQTCHGPVETYEIQKQYAPLTMGWCINCHRESNIKVEGNAYYEKIHEELSKKYDVEELTVAEMGGLECGKCHY, encoded by the coding sequence AGTGTTTCTTTTGCTTTTCACGCTCGTAACATTTGGTCAGGATGAAGTAGAGGCCGAATCTAATGCTGATGAAGCAAGCACTGAAGAAATTATTCCTAGTGCAGACCCTGTAAAAGGAAAGGAATTGTTTAATTCTCTTTGCGGAGCATGTCACAAACGTTATAAAAATGCAGTAGGACCCTCTTTGCATGGTGTTACTGAGCGCAGAGACATGGATTGGTTGTACAAATGGATTGTAAACAGCCAAGAATTAATAAAATCTGGAGATTCTCAAGCAGTACAATTGTATGAGGAGTGGAACAAAGTGGCTATGAATGCTTTCCCACAATTGAACAATCAAGATATAGACAACATTTTAGCTTATGTAGAAGAACCTAAGCCAGAGCCTGTAGTTGCAGTGGCGCAAGTTGCAGCTGGAGCAGAAGGACAAGGAGGTTCTGGGATTTCTACAGAAATTGTGTTAGGACTTCTATCAGTAGTTCTTTTGATATTATCTGTGATACTTATTTTAGTCAATAAAACTCTAAACCGTTTTGCTGTAGCTAATGGAATTCCTACAAAAGCAGACAAGCCAAAAGGTAAGCCGATTTGGGTTGCTTTTGCTGAAAATCAGTTTTTGGTTTTAGTGTCTATTGTTTTCTTGCTTCTAGCAGTAGCTTGGGGTGGTTATAGTTTCTTAATGCAGGTAGGTGTTGACCAAGGTTATGAACCCATACAGCCTATACATTATTCTCATAGAATACATGCGGGGGAAAATCAAATTGAGTGTAAGTATTGTCACTCTTCTGCTAGAGTTTCAAAGCACTCGGGAATACCTTCATTAAATGTGTGTATGAATTGTCATAAGCAAATAGCTGAAGTAGCACCGGAAACGGCTACAGAAGAATATTCAAAAGAATTTTATGATAATGAGATTCAAAAATTATATGAAGCTACTGGCTGGGATACCTCTACGCAGTCTTATACTGGAGAGACTAAACCCGTCAAATGGGTCCGTATTCACAACTTACCAGATTTCGTTTACTTCAATCATTCCCAACACGTAACTGTTGGTGGAATTGAATGTCAAACCTGTCATGGTCCTGTTGAAACATACGAGATCCAAAAACAATATGCTCCTTTAACTATGGGCTGGTGTATCAATTGCCATAGAGAAAGCAACATTAAAGTTGAAGGCAATGCGTACTACGAAAAAATACATGAAGAGCTTTCCAAAAAGTATGATGTAGAAGAATTAACTGTTGCAGAAATGGGCGGTTTGGAATGTGGAAAGTGTCATTATTAA
- a CDS encoding TAT-variant-translocated molybdopterin oxidoreductase, which yields MSSEKKYWKSAEQLEDNSPLVESLEQNEFADHIPSDEFLGDEENLEGTQTSRRDFLKYVGFSTAAASLAACEGPVVKSIPYVVQPERIIPGVADFYATTIADGFDFASVLVKTREGRPIKIDNNKVSNGPSAGKARVHASVLDLYDIQRIQNPQIENRDVTWTEFFSSLEADLKFNAEKKTYLLTQTFASPSTDKLIKEFQEQYPNVVHIVYDTVSDEAALDAFQAKYGYRALPNYDFSKSEMIVSVGADFLGDWQGGGFDSGYSKSRVPKDGKMSRHIQFEANMSLTGANADKRVPVKPSLQKKIVVEIYNQIVGRVASTNFSDALQIHVDNAITQLKSKSSKSIFVTGLQSLEAQAMALEINESLGSEVLNLENPRLIRQGQNSKIKTLISEANAGNVGVLMIAGVNPVYSLPNSDEFVAALGNINTTVGFSMKKDETASRCKYIAATPHFLESWGDVRFTKKDYSLIQPTIQPLFNTKQFEDCLLKLTGNSSKYYEYVKTNFKSTFDGLSWNQSLHDGSFSIDMEIPKAKEIFTVDFSSGARKLMSKSDAEGFELTLYTKTSLGDGRQANNPWLQEMPDPITRTSWDNYVTMSKVDAEALGLTNTNVANGALNGNFLVVSLGDKKISKLPVIIQPGQAPGSIGIALGYGKTESIQEEMQVGVNAFPLYNDFDVNQNVTVEAVDGIHEFACVQLHHTMMGRRDIVKETTLEIFNTKDREHWNAVPKVSLNHKEVEVTSPDVDLWDEFDRSVGHHFNLSIDLNSCTGCGACVIACHSENNVPVVGKSEIRKSRDMHWLRIDRYYSSEETIVEDYDKKNNISGLTSAINTYGELEVASEEDVQVIFQPVMCQHCNHAPCETVCPVAASAHGRQGQNHMTYNRCVGTRYCANNCPYKVRRFNWFLYNQNDEFDYHMNNDLGRMVLNPDVTVRSRGVMEKCSMCIQKTQKTILDAKREGRVIEDGEFHTACSAACDNGAMSFGDINDKESVVYKQTQDDRMYHLLEYLGTKPNVMYHTKVRNTTEA from the coding sequence ATGTCATCAGAAAAGAAATATTGGAAAAGTGCCGAACAGCTAGAGGATAATAGTCCATTAGTAGAGTCGCTTGAACAAAATGAATTCGCAGATCATATCCCTTCAGATGAGTTTTTGGGTGATGAAGAAAATCTTGAGGGTACACAAACTTCCAGAAGAGACTTTTTGAAGTATGTAGGATTCAGTACAGCAGCGGCTTCTTTAGCTGCTTGTGAGGGTCCTGTAGTTAAATCTATCCCTTACGTTGTTCAGCCTGAGCGTATAATCCCCGGTGTAGCAGACTTTTATGCTACAACTATTGCAGATGGATTTGACTTCGCCAGTGTTCTTGTTAAGACGAGAGAAGGCCGACCAATAAAAATTGATAATAATAAAGTATCCAACGGACCTTCTGCCGGAAAAGCGAGGGTTCATGCCTCCGTTTTAGACCTGTATGATATCCAGCGTATACAGAATCCTCAAATTGAAAATAGAGATGTCACATGGACGGAATTTTTTTCATCCTTGGAAGCAGATTTAAAATTCAATGCTGAAAAGAAAACATATCTATTAACTCAAACTTTTGCCTCACCTTCAACAGACAAGCTTATAAAAGAGTTTCAAGAACAGTATCCTAACGTTGTTCACATTGTATATGATACCGTTTCTGATGAGGCTGCTTTAGATGCTTTTCAAGCTAAATACGGTTATAGAGCCTTGCCTAATTATGATTTTTCTAAATCTGAAATGATTGTTTCTGTTGGTGCCGATTTCTTAGGAGACTGGCAAGGTGGTGGTTTTGATTCTGGTTATAGTAAAAGTAGAGTGCCTAAAGACGGTAAAATGTCTCGCCACATTCAATTTGAAGCAAATATGTCTCTTACCGGAGCCAACGCTGATAAGCGTGTGCCAGTTAAACCCTCTTTACAGAAGAAAATTGTCGTAGAGATATATAATCAAATCGTTGGTAGAGTTGCTTCAACAAACTTTAGTGATGCCCTACAAATCCATGTTGATAATGCGATAACCCAACTTAAATCAAAATCTTCTAAGTCTATTTTTGTGACGGGACTACAATCTTTGGAAGCTCAAGCTATGGCTTTAGAGATTAATGAATCTTTGGGTAGTGAAGTTTTAAACCTTGAAAACCCAAGACTTATTCGTCAAGGGCAAAACTCTAAAATTAAAACCTTAATTTCAGAAGCAAATGCAGGAAATGTAGGTGTTTTAATGATTGCTGGAGTTAACCCAGTTTACTCTCTTCCAAACTCAGATGAATTTGTTGCTGCTTTAGGAAATATAAATACAACAGTCGGTTTTTCTATGAAGAAAGACGAAACGGCTTCACGTTGTAAATATATTGCTGCAACCCCTCATTTCTTAGAGTCATGGGGAGATGTGAGATTTACAAAAAAAGATTACAGTTTAATACAGCCTACAATTCAGCCGCTTTTCAATACCAAACAATTTGAAGATTGCTTATTGAAATTGACAGGTAATTCAAGTAAGTATTATGAGTATGTAAAAACTAATTTCAAGTCTACTTTTGATGGACTTTCTTGGAATCAATCTTTACATGATGGCAGTTTTTCCATAGATATGGAAATCCCAAAAGCTAAAGAAATATTTACTGTTGATTTTTCTTCAGGTGCTAGAAAGCTTATGTCTAAAAGCGATGCTGAAGGATTTGAATTGACCTTATATACTAAAACCTCTCTTGGAGACGGTCGTCAAGCCAATAACCCGTGGTTACAGGAAATGCCAGATCCCATTACCAGAACATCATGGGATAATTATGTGACCATGTCAAAAGTAGATGCTGAAGCTTTAGGTCTTACTAATACAAATGTTGCTAATGGCGCTTTAAATGGTAATTTCCTTGTTGTTTCATTAGGAGATAAGAAAATTTCTAAATTACCTGTAATTATCCAACCAGGTCAAGCACCTGGATCTATTGGTATTGCATTAGGTTACGGAAAAACAGAGTCTATCCAAGAAGAAATGCAGGTAGGTGTAAATGCTTTCCCACTTTACAATGACTTTGATGTTAACCAAAATGTTACTGTTGAAGCGGTGGATGGTATTCATGAGTTTGCTTGTGTCCAGCTTCACCATACGATGATGGGTAGGCGAGATATTGTAAAAGAAACGACCTTAGAAATTTTTAATACCAAAGACAGAGAACATTGGAATGCTGTTCCAAAGGTCTCTTTGAATCACAAAGAGGTTGAGGTTACTAGCCCTGATGTCGATCTTTGGGATGAATTTGATCGTTCTGTTGGGCATCACTTTAATCTTTCAATAGATCTGAACTCTTGTACAGGCTGTGGAGCTTGTGTTATTGCTTGCCATAGTGAAAACAATGTTCCTGTTGTTGGTAAATCCGAAATACGTAAGAGTAGAGATATGCACTGGTTGAGAATTGACCGCTACTATTCTTCGGAAGAAACAATTGTGGAGGATTACGATAAGAAAAATAATATATCTGGACTTACTAGTGCTATAAATACTTATGGAGAATTAGAAGTTGCTTCAGAAGAAGATGTGCAAGTGATATTTCAGCCTGTAATGTGTCAGCATTGTAATCATGCTCCTTGTGAAACCGTTTGTCCTGTAGCAGCTTCTGCGCACGGTCGCCAAGGTCAAAACCACATGACTTACAATAGATGTGTTGGAACTAGATACTGTGCTAATAACTGTCCTTATAAAGTGAGACGATTCAATTGGTTCTTATACAACCAAAATGATGAGTTCGATTACCACATGAATAATGACTTGGGACGTATGGTCTTAAATCCTGATGTGACTGTGAGATCACGTGGTGTGATGGAGAAATGTTCTATGTGTATTCAAAAAACTCAGAAAACTATTCTAGATGCTAAACGTGAAGGGAGAGTTATTGAGGATGGAGAATTCCATACTGCATGTTCTGCAGCCTGTGATAATGGTGCTATGTCTTTTGGAGATATTAATGATAAAGAAAGTGTAGTTTATAAGCAAACACAAGACGATAGAATGTATCATCTTTTAGAGTACTTAGGAACTAAGCCTAATGTGATGTATCATACTAAAGTCAGAAACACTACAGAAGCATAA
- the nrfD gene encoding NrfD/PsrC family molybdoenzyme membrane anchor subunit: MSHYESPIRKPLVTGDKSYHDVTLDVVRPVEGKANKSWWVVFSIALIAFLWGLGCIVYTVSEGIGTWGLNKTIGWAWDITNFVWWVGIGHAGTLISAVLLLFRQKWRMAINRSAEAMTIFSVIQAGLFPIIHMGRPWLAYWVLPIPNQFGSLWVNFNSPLLWDVFAISTYLSVSLVFWWTGLLPDFAMIRDRAVKPFQKRIYGILSFGWSGRAKDWQRFEEVSLVLAGLATPLVLSVHTIVSFDFATSVIPGWHTTIFPPYFVAGAVFSGFAMVNTLLIIMRKVSNLENYITIQHIELMNIVIMITGSIVGVAYITELFMAWYSGVEYEQYAFLNRATGPYWWAYMLMMTCNVVSPQFMWFPKLRRSIMFSFFISIVVNIGMWFERFVIIVTSLHRDYMPSAWTMFSPTFVEIGIFVGTIGFFFVLFLLYARTFPVIAQAEVKSILKTSGEKYKKIRAEKGEDANLYDMPEQQPLPNFTEQFNSKSNS, from the coding sequence ATGTCTCATTACGAATCACCTATTAGAAAACCCTTAGTTACAGGGGATAAATCTTACCACGACGTTACACTTGATGTGGTAAGACCTGTAGAGGGAAAGGCAAATAAATCATGGTGGGTGGTTTTCTCCATAGCACTCATTGCCTTTTTATGGGGTTTAGGTTGTATTGTTTACACTGTATCTGAAGGAATTGGTACTTGGGGTCTTAACAAAACCATAGGTTGGGCTTGGGATATTACCAATTTTGTTTGGTGGGTAGGTATTGGCCATGCTGGAACATTAATTTCCGCAGTTCTCTTGCTCTTCAGACAAAAATGGAGAATGGCCATTAACAGATCTGCTGAGGCCATGACTATTTTCTCCGTTATTCAAGCGGGTCTTTTTCCAATTATTCACATGGGTCGTCCATGGTTAGCGTATTGGGTTCTTCCTATTCCTAATCAGTTTGGATCTCTGTGGGTTAACTTTAACTCTCCTCTTCTTTGGGATGTATTTGCTATTTCAACCTATCTTTCTGTATCCTTAGTTTTCTGGTGGACAGGTCTATTGCCTGATTTTGCTATGATAAGAGATCGAGCTGTAAAGCCTTTTCAGAAACGTATTTATGGTATATTATCTTTTGGATGGAGTGGTAGAGCAAAAGACTGGCAGAGATTCGAAGAAGTGTCATTGGTTCTTGCAGGTTTAGCAACACCATTGGTTCTTTCGGTTCACACTATTGTATCTTTTGACTTTGCTACGTCAGTCATACCGGGTTGGCACACCACTATATTTCCACCTTACTTTGTTGCTGGGGCTGTGTTTTCTGGTTTTGCAATGGTTAATACTCTTCTTATTATTATGAGAAAAGTTTCTAATCTCGAAAACTATATTACCATTCAACATATAGAATTGATGAATATAGTCATCATGATTACAGGTTCTATTGTAGGTGTTGCCTATATTACCGAGTTATTTATGGCCTGGTATTCAGGTGTGGAATACGAACAATATGCTTTCCTTAATAGGGCAACGGGTCCATATTGGTGGGCTTATATGTTAATGATGACTTGTAACGTAGTCTCGCCTCAATTTATGTGGTTCCCAAAATTAAGACGAAGTATCATGTTTTCTTTCTTTATATCTATCGTCGTAAATATTGGTATGTGGTTTGAGCGTTTTGTAATTATTGTAACCTCACTGCACAGAGATTATATGCCATCTGCTTGGACTATGTTCTCTCCAACTTTTGTAGAGATTGGAATTTTTGTAGGAACAATTGGTTTTTTCTTTGTGTTATTCCTATTGTATGCTAGAACATTTCCTGTGATTGCTCAAGCTGAAGTTAAATCCATCTTGAAAACCTCTGGAGAAAAGTATAAAAAAATAAGAGCTGAGAAAGGAGAAGATGCAAATCTCTATGACATGCCAGAGCAACAACCTTTACCAAATTTTACAGAACAGTTTAATTCTAAATCTAACTCATAA
- a CDS encoding DUF3341 domain-containing protein: MASKVLHAIFTDDDILMHAVKALREKKYSIDEVFCPFPVHGLDKAMGLPGTRLAITSFLYGLVGLAVSTWMMNFIMIEDWPQDIGGKPSFSYLQNMPAFVPIMFEMTVFFAAHLMVITFYLRSKLWPFKKAENPDVRTTDDKFLMEVSVNENNVQAIAEVLYENGASEIKLIDNK, translated from the coding sequence ATGGCATCGAAAGTTTTACATGCGATTTTTACAGATGATGATATTTTGATGCATGCAGTTAAAGCATTGCGCGAAAAAAAATATAGCATTGACGAAGTGTTTTGTCCGTTTCCTGTTCATGGTTTGGATAAGGCTATGGGATTACCTGGTACCCGTTTAGCTATTACCTCTTTTTTATATGGTTTGGTTGGTTTAGCTGTATCTACTTGGATGATGAATTTTATTATGATAGAAGATTGGCCGCAAGACATAGGTGGTAAACCAAGCTTTAGTTACTTACAAAATATGCCAGCTTTTGTTCCTATTATGTTTGAGATGACAGTGTTTTTCGCAGCACACTTAATGGTTATTACTTTCTACCTGAGAAGTAAGTTGTGGCCATTCAAAAAAGCCGAGAATCCTGACGTAAGAACGACAGATGATAAATTTTTAATGGAAGTATCTGTCAATGAAAATAACGTTCAAGCTATTGCTGAAGTCTTGTACGAAAATGGCGCTTCAGAAATTAAATTAATAGATAATAAATAA
- a CDS encoding c-type cytochrome — protein sequence MKSLFTILLIAFCMTLISCSDKRERNYQYFPDMYESIPYDTYGAYDIFQDGQQAKKPGEGTISRGFTPYEYDDDSEGYALAKAELKNEVPYTEEHLAKGKELYTIYCATCHGDNGKGKGYLVEREKILGVPSYDDQGRAITEGSVYHVMWHGINTMGSYASQMDNKELWLVDHYVMKLKAELEGKAPRELELESEFKK from the coding sequence ATGAAAAGTTTATTTACCATATTACTTATAGCTTTTTGTATGACCCTTATCTCGTGTTCAGATAAAAGGGAACGTAATTATCAGTATTTTCCTGATATGTATGAATCTATCCCTTATGATACTTATGGAGCTTACGATATTTTTCAGGATGGGCAACAGGCAAAAAAACCTGGGGAAGGGACAATATCTAGAGGGTTTACACCTTACGAATACGACGACGATTCAGAAGGATACGCATTAGCAAAAGCTGAGTTGAAAAATGAGGTCCCTTACACGGAAGAGCATTTAGCTAAAGGAAAAGAGCTTTATACTATTTATTGTGCAACATGTCATGGTGACAATGGAAAAGGAAAAGGATATCTTGTAGAACGTGAAAAAATTCTTGGTGTGCCTAGTTATGATGATCAGGGTAGAGCAATTACCGAAGGAAGTGTGTATCACGTGATGTGGCATGGGATTAATACTATGGGTTCCTACGCTTCTCAAATGGATAACAAAGAACTTTGGCTTGTCGACCATTATGTTATGAAACTAAAAGCTGAGTTGGAAGGTAAAGCACCAAGAGAACTTGAATTAGAGTCTGAATTTAAAAAATAA
- a CDS encoding cytochrome c oxidase subunit II, producing MTALLIIIVAALLGITIWQISKIFKLSQPIESDDSQIATNKDNETQGKLFLVFIVFFYGLMLYSFWSLSKFYAPAASDHAEDYDQLFFISVALIMFVQVITQFMLHWFAFKYRGQKGRKAIFYADNDKLEFIWTIIPVITLSALIIYGLFSWSEIMNVEETDETLVVEIYAYQFAWRARYSGEDRTLGEANVRFIEGINQLGVSETDPYAKDDIITTVLHLPVDRPVLFKFRSQDVLHSAYFPFFRSQMNVVPGMTTQFGFTPTTTSKEIRNSDYMVDKVRNINEIRENNDNLGPDEKSYEFEYYLLCNKICGVSHYNMQMKIVVETEEEYQKWISEQQTFGELTAQN from the coding sequence ATGACCGCATTACTCATAATAATTGTTGCAGCCCTTTTAGGAATTACGATTTGGCAAATTTCAAAGATCTTCAAATTATCGCAACCTATTGAAAGTGACGATTCACAAATTGCCACCAATAAAGACAACGAAACCCAAGGAAAATTATTTTTAGTTTTCATTGTATTTTTTTACGGTCTTATGCTTTATTCATTTTGGAGCCTAAGCAAATTTTATGCGCCAGCGGCGTCAGACCATGCTGAAGATTATGATCAATTATTTTTCATATCTGTAGCACTTATTATGTTTGTTCAGGTAATAACTCAATTCATGCTTCACTGGTTTGCCTTTAAATATAGAGGTCAAAAAGGAAGGAAAGCCATTTTTTATGCTGATAATGATAAACTCGAATTTATATGGACTATCATTCCCGTTATCACATTATCTGCTCTTATTATTTACGGGTTATTTAGTTGGTCTGAAATCATGAACGTTGAAGAAACTGATGAGACGCTTGTCGTTGAAATCTATGCTTATCAATTTGCTTGGAGAGCTAGATATTCTGGGGAAGACCGAACCCTTGGCGAGGCCAATGTTAGATTTATAGAAGGTATCAATCAATTAGGTGTCAGTGAAACCGACCCTTATGCTAAAGATGATATTATAACTACAGTATTACATTTACCTGTGGATCGACCTGTGTTATTTAAATTTAGATCACAGGATGTTTTACATTCTGCTTATTTTCCATTTTTTAGATCGCAAATGAATGTTGTTCCTGGGATGACCACACAGTTTGGCTTTACACCTACAACAACTTCTAAAGAAATCCGAAATAGTGATTACATGGTTGATAAAGTGCGAAATATCAACGAAATTCGTGAGAATAATGATAATCTCGGGCCAGATGAAAAAAGTTACGAGTTTGAATATTACTTGCTGTGTAATAAGATTTGTGGCGTGTCTCATTATAACATGCAAATGAAAATTGTTGTTGAAACTGAAGAAGAATATCAAAAATGGATTTCGGAGCAGCAAACTTTTGGAGAACTAACAGCACAAAATTAA
- a CDS encoding cytochrome c oxidase subunit I: protein MSVAAQPLANDHAHEEGHHEPTFIEKYIFSTDHKMIAKQYLISGLIMGFIGIAMSMLMRLQLAWPNETFWIYEVLLGRFGEDGVMDPSIYLALSTIHGTIMIFYVLTAGLSGTFSNLLIPLQIGARDMASGFMNMLSFWLFFISCVVIVSSFFVEAGPASAGWTVYPPLSALPQAIGGSGLGMTLWLVAITIFVASSLLGSLNYIVTVLNLRTQGMTMTRLPLTIWAFFVTAIIGVVSFPVLLAAGLLLLMDRSFGTSFFLSDIYIQGEVLSYQGGSPVLYEHLFWFLGHPEVYIVLLPALGITSEIIATNSRKPIFGYRAMIASILAIAFLSTVVWGHHMFVSGMNPFLGSVFTFTTLLIAIPSAVKAFNYITTLWKGNLQLNPGMLFSIGLVSTFITGGLTGIILGDSTLDINVHDTYFVIAHFHLVMGISALYGLFAGIYHWFPKMFGRMMNKNLGYVHFWITAVGAYGIFFPMHFIGMAGLPRRYYKFTEFPYFDDLANTNILISVFAFITAGAQLFFVYNFISSIFYGKKAEQNPWKSNTLEWTTPVKHIHGNWPGEIPHVHRWSYDYSKLNKEETDYVIAGQDFVPQNVPLQEHEEEMDD, encoded by the coding sequence ATGTCAGTAGCTGCACAACCACTTGCGAACGATCATGCACATGAGGAAGGACATCACGAACCTACTTTCATAGAGAAGTACATATTTAGTACAGATCATAAAATGATCGCTAAACAATATTTAATTTCTGGCCTCATCATGGGTTTTATTGGTATAGCAATGTCTATGTTAATGAGATTACAATTGGCATGGCCAAATGAAACTTTTTGGATTTACGAAGTTTTACTTGGACGCTTTGGAGAAGATGGAGTAATGGATCCAAGTATCTATTTAGCTCTCTCTACAATTCACGGAACCATTATGATTTTCTATGTCCTTACGGCAGGCTTGAGTGGTACGTTCAGTAATTTACTTATACCCCTCCAAATTGGGGCTAGAGATATGGCTTCAGGATTTATGAACATGCTATCCTTTTGGTTGTTCTTCATTTCCTGTGTTGTCATCGTTTCCTCTTTCTTTGTAGAAGCTGGTCCTGCATCTGCTGGATGGACTGTCTATCCACCGCTTAGTGCATTACCACAAGCTATAGGTGGTTCAGGATTGGGGATGACACTTTGGTTGGTTGCTATAACCATATTTGTTGCCTCATCTCTTTTAGGTTCACTTAATTATATTGTAACGGTTCTTAATTTAAGAACTCAAGGGATGACGATGACAAGATTACCCCTAACGATTTGGGCTTTTTTTGTTACTGCAATCATAGGTGTGGTTTCATTCCCTGTTCTTTTAGCTGCTGGTCTTCTTCTTTTGATGGACCGTAGTTTTGGAACATCATTTTTCCTAAGTGATATTTATATACAAGGTGAAGTCCTATCTTATCAAGGTGGTTCTCCTGTTTTGTATGAGCACTTATTTTGGTTTTTAGGTCACCCAGAGGTTTACATTGTTTTACTACCTGCTCTAGGAATCACATCAGAAATTATAGCGACCAATTCTAGAAAGCCAATTTTTGGATATAGAGCGATGATAGCTTCTATTCTAGCTATCGCTTTTCTATCTACAGTAGTTTGGGGTCACCATATGTTCGTGTCTGGTATGAATCCATTTTTAGGTTCTGTCTTCACATTTACAACTCTTTTAATTGCTATACCTTCAGCTGTTAAAGCCTTCAATTATATAACAACCCTTTGGAAAGGTAACCTCCAATTAAATCCTGGTATGTTATTTTCCATTGGATTAGTGTCTACTTTTATTACTGGTGGTCTTACAGGTATTATTTTAGGGGATAGTACATTGGATATAAATGTACACGATACTTATTTCGTTATTGCTCACTTTCACCTGGTAATGGGTATATCAGCTTTATATGGATTATTTGCTGGAATTTACCACTGGTTTCCAAAAATGTTTGGTAGAATGATGAACAAAAATCTTGGTTATGTCCATTTTTGGATCACTGCTGTTGGAGCTTATGGTATTTTCTTCCCAATGCACTTTATTGGAATGGCAGGGTTACCAAGGCGTTATTATAAATTTACAGAGTTTCCTTATTTTGATGATTTAGCAAATACTAATATTCTTATATCTGTATTCGCGTTCATCACTGCAGGTGCTCAATTATTTTTTGTCTATAATTTTATTTCTTCAATTTTCTATGGGAAGAAAGCAGAGCAAAACCCATGGAAGTCAAATACCCTAGAGTGGACTACTCCTGTGAAGCATATTCACGGTAACTGGCCCGGTGAAATTCCACATGTTCACAGATGGTCTTACGACTATAGCAAACTGAATAAAGAGGAAACAGATTACGTGATTGCTGGTCAAGATTTTGTACCTCAAAACGTACCTTTGCAGGAACATGAAGAAGAAATGGATGACTAA
- the ruvB gene encoding Holliday junction branch migration DNA helicase RuvB, with product MNENLDATGSNFDNQDHEVDRALRPLSFDDFAGQSHVLENLQVFVKAANLRGEALDHTLFHGPPGLGKTTLAHILANELQTGIKITSGPVIDKPGDLAGLLTNLEPRDVLFIDEIHRLSSVVEEYLYSAMEDFKIDIMIESGPNARSVEINLNPFTLVGATTRSGLLTAPMRARFGISSRLEYYSTELLSGIILRSGSILGVSITTDSAIEIAGRSRGTPRIANALLRRVRDFAQIKGNGKIDMEISKYSLKALNVDAFGLDDMDNKILLTIIDKFKGGPVGLTTLATAVSENAETIEEVYEPFLIQQGFINRTPRGREVTDSAYKHLGKLRESKQKGLF from the coding sequence ATGAACGAAAATTTAGATGCTACGGGCAGCAATTTCGATAATCAAGACCATGAGGTAGATCGAGCGTTGAGACCACTTTCTTTTGATGATTTTGCTGGTCAATCTCATGTATTAGAGAATCTCCAGGTTTTCGTAAAAGCAGCTAACTTAAGAGGCGAAGCTCTAGACCATACTCTTTTTCATGGTCCTCCTGGCTTAGGTAAAACAACTTTAGCTCATATTCTTGCTAATGAACTCCAAACTGGAATCAAAATTACTTCAGGTCCAGTCATTGATAAACCAGGGGATTTAGCTGGTCTGCTAACTAATCTGGAACCTCGGGATGTTCTATTTATAGATGAAATTCATAGGTTGAGTTCAGTAGTTGAGGAGTATCTATATTCTGCTATGGAAGACTTTAAAATCGATATTATGATCGAGTCTGGGCCTAATGCTAGAAGTGTTGAGATCAATTTGAATCCGTTTACACTAGTTGGAGCTACAACGCGTTCAGGATTGCTTACAGCTCCAATGCGAGCAAGATTCGGAATTTCAAGTCGATTAGAATACTATTCAACGGAATTACTTAGCGGTATTATTTTAAGGAGTGGCTCAATCTTAGGGGTGTCGATAACCACCGATTCTGCTATCGAAATAGCTGGTAGGAGTCGGGGAACACCCAGGATTGCTAATGCTTTACTGAGACGAGTTCGAGATTTTGCTCAGATTAAAGGTAACGGCAAAATCGATATGGAAATTTCGAAGTATAGCCTCAAGGCTTTAAATGTAGATGCCTTTGGTTTGGATGATATGGATAATAAAATTTTATTAACCATAATTGATAAATTTAAAGGGGGTCCTGTCGGCTTAACTACTCTGGCGACTGCAGTTAGCGAAAATGCTGAAACTATAGAGGAAGTATATGAACCCTTCCTAATTCAACAAGGCTTTATAAATCGTACTCCTCGTGGAAGGGAAGTAACCGACTCAGCCTACAAACACCTTGGCAAACTAAGAGAAAGTAAACAAAAAGGATTATTCTAA